The nucleotide window ACAGTCGGCAAAAGACGTGCGGCAGCTGGTGTTTCACGTGCCCGAACAAACCGTCAGCTATGAGGCCGGTGACGCGCTCGGGGTATGGCCGCGCAACAACGACCAGTTCGTCGAGGAATGGCTGTCAGTGACCGGGTTGAGCGGCCACACCGAGGTCGAGGTCGCCGGCCGCGGTTCGATGTCGCTGCGAGCGGCGCTAACAGACCGCTTCGAGATCGCTCACATCAGCCCAGACCTGCTGCGCTTCGTGCGTCAACGCACCCTCGACTCCAGCGCCGCGGACCAACTGCACGAGTTGATGCGGCCGGAAAACAAAGCGATGCTGGCCGATTGGAGCTGGGGAAGGCAATCGGTCGACCTGCTCACGCAGTGCAAAGTGGTCGCTCCTGTCGAGGAGTGGCTGACTGTGCTCAAGCCGCTGCAGCCGCGGCTGTATTCGATTTCGTCCAGCCCCAAAGAACATCCGGGCGAAGTACACCTCACGGTGTCGCCGGTGCGCTACAACTTCCAGGGTGTGCCGAGACGCGGGGTGTGCTCGACCTACCTGGCCGACCGCTCCCCCAGCGATGAGATCGCCGTCTACGTCCGCAAGTCCAGTAACTTCCGCCCTCCCAGCGATCCGGGAACACCGATGATCATGATCGGGCCGGGTACCGGGATCGCGCCCTTCCGCGGCTTTTTGCAGGAACGACGCGCACTCGGCCACACCGGACCGAACTGGTTGTTCTTCGGTGAACAGCACGCCGCCACCGACTTCTACTACCGCGATGAGATCCAGACGATGCATGCCGACGGGTTGCTTACCGAGCTCGATCTCGCATTTTCCCGCGACCAGCGGGACAAGGTCTACGTGCAACACCTGATGCGCAGGCGCGGAGCACAGCTGTGGCAGTGGTTGCTGGACGGGGCGCAGCTGTACGTCTGCGGCACCGCCGACCCGATGGCCAAGGACGTCGACCATGCACTTCGCGAAATCGTGGCCGAACACGGCGACCTGACCCCGGAATCAGCCACGGCCTACGTCCGCGCGCTGAGCGCCGACAAGCGCTACCACCGCGACGTGTACTAGCGGTGCTGCGGCTTCGTGCCGCAGCACCGCTAGTTACTCACAGACCGGCGGCATCGGCAGTTTCATGGGGCACTTCGCGGCGCGCGACGCTGCCCTCACGCGGAAACCAGCGCCAGCCGGCAAGGAACACCAAAGCGAGCGACACGGTGGCGACGAGGAATGCCACGCGGATGCCATCGATGAAATCGTCTTCGGCAATCTGGACTGGATCACGGTGCACACTTGCTCGCCGTGGTGCGATTCCGTTGACATGTGCTCGTGGATTGGCGCTGTCGATGATGACTTCGGCAATCGCATGGCGCTGGATGGGATCGGGCACCGCGGGCTCCAGGTGGGGCTCGAGGGTGGCCGACAACCAGGCTGCAAGCACCGAGCCCAAGACCGCGAAGCCGATTGTGGACCCGATCGCCCGTTGGGCGCTCATGATGCCGGACGCCATGCCGGCACGATCCGGGGGAACAGCGGTCATGGCCAGTGTCGTGATCGGCGTCAGGCACAGGGCCACACCGGTACCGCACAGCCCGAGACCGACGAGGACCAGGGCCGAACTCCGGTGCTCGCTGGCAATCAACGTGAGCAGACCCAACATCAACAAGCAGAGCCCCACCAGGATCAGCATGCGTGCGCCGATCCGGCCGACCAGGTTCCCGACCAGCGGGGATACCACGGCCACCGCGGCGCTGAACGGCAGAATCATCAGGCCGGTGGCCCCCGGGGTGTAGCCGCGCACATTCTGCAAGAACTGCGTGGTGAGCAGCAGCATCCCGTAGACGGCGAAAAACACCGTGCAGATGGTCCCGATGGACAGCGCGTAGGAGGTGTCGCGGAACAACGTCAGGTCCATCATCGGAGCCGATGTCCTTCGCTCCAGCCACAGGAACAGCACGCAACCGACGACGGCGGTGAGCAGCAGCGCGAGGATCCGAGGCGATGTCCAGCCAACTTGCGGACCTTCGATGACGGCATACACGAAGGCGCCCACGGTGACGACGAATAGAAGCTGACCGGACAAATCGAAGCGGCCGGGCCGCTCGGTGCGCGATTCCTGCACGCAGGCAGAGGTGAGCGCCAGAACGATCACGCCCACCGGAACGTTGACGTAGAAAATGCTGCGCCAGCCCCACATGTCAACCAGCAATCCACCGAGGGTCGGGCCGGTTGCCGTGCCGATGCTGGCGATGGCGGTCCAGATTCCGATCGCCCGTGCCTTCAGCTTTGGGTCCGGGAATGCGGCACTGACCAAAGCGAGCGAGGTCACGCTGACGGTGGCGGCGCCCAACCCCTGAACGCCCCGCGCCGCGGTCAGAACAGCAAGGGAGGGGGCCAGGCCGCACGCAATCGATCCCACCGTGAACAACGAAATGCCCGTGAGGTACCAGAGGCGGCGGCCGTAGAGATCGGCGAGCGTTGCCGCCGACATGATGAAGACCGCCATGCCGAGGCTGTACGACGCCACCACCCACTGCAGGCCGTCCTCGCCAACAGCGAAGTTGCGTTGAATCTCGGGCAGCGCCACGTTCACGATCAGCGCGTCGAGAAAGATCATGAACAGCCCAAGGCCGGTCGCCAGGAGGGTCAGAAGCTGCGTGCGGTTCATGCCGGGCCCCATTCGTCAGGCCAGGGAAGCGTGCCCCGATGTGCGTATTTCTTACCGATCTGAGGTGCACTTTAGGCGGCGGCACCAACGGTGTCGGCCAATTTGGCGGGATTGATATCAGCGCGGGCGTGGGCCCGCGCGCGCCACTTTGGCCGCCGAGCGCAGGACGCGATCGACTGTGCCCCGACTCCCCGAATCGCCGCGGCCGTAACCAATGCTATCGGGTTCGCGCTCAAACCTCCTCGTCTGCAACCCCATTCGATCTCATCTCGCATTGGAGAACGCCGGAGCCGGTGCCACCGAAGCCATCGCCGGTGCGCTGCGAACACCGAAAGCTTCCGAGCCGCACCACGAGGGCGTTACCGTGACATGGCTCCCGAGTGCTGTCCCAGCGCTGTGCCGGTGCTGCCCCAGCGCTTGCTAA belongs to Mycobacterium basiliense and includes:
- a CDS encoding MFS transporter, which produces MNRTQLLTLLATGLGLFMIFLDALIVNVALPEIQRNFAVGEDGLQWVVASYSLGMAVFIMSAATLADLYGRRLWYLTGISLFTVGSIACGLAPSLAVLTAARGVQGLGAATVSVTSLALVSAAFPDPKLKARAIGIWTAIASIGTATGPTLGGLLVDMWGWRSIFYVNVPVGVIVLALTSACVQESRTERPGRFDLSGQLLFVVTVGAFVYAVIEGPQVGWTSPRILALLLTAVVGCVLFLWLERRTSAPMMDLTLFRDTSYALSIGTICTVFFAVYGMLLLTTQFLQNVRGYTPGATGLMILPFSAAVAVVSPLVGNLVGRIGARMLILVGLCLLMLGLLTLIASEHRSSALVLVGLGLCGTGVALCLTPITTLAMTAVPPDRAGMASGIMSAQRAIGSTIGFAVLGSVLAAWLSATLEPHLEPAVPDPIQRHAIAEVIIDSANPRAHVNGIAPRRASVHRDPVQIAEDDFIDGIRVAFLVATVSLALVFLAGWRWFPREGSVARREVPHETADAAGL